The genome window ATTTATGTTAATTCCCTCTGGGTGCAGATGTAGAGTGTCTAAAAATAAATTcgacagaggaaaaaataaatttaTGTTGCAATGGTGAAGGCAGCATTCACTGTTCCCATGCTTGCCTAATGATTCAGTCAATGATACTAACAGCTAGTGAGGACAACCACTGGTTATAGAGACGTGCTACTTgaatcatatttattttctctaAAATGCTATTCAGCATAGCACCCATATCATTTCAGcaatcatttttatttgtgtgactCATTTGAATCATTTGAAATCAGAGcaaccgcacacacactcttatgtctgtatggtaaatgtgaagccacagccagcagctgcttagcttagcttagcacgaagactggaaacagggggggTGGCTAGACTCGCTCTGTCCAGAGATAACAAAATCTGTCTCTTATTTGTTTAATGCATCCAAAAAAGAAAGTGTAAAAAAGACAAGTAGCCCATTTATGGTTTGCATTCCTATTTTGATATAATGCATAAAATGCTAAATTTGCAAGTaaatttgacataaaaaaaaccccaaaacaatttcatcattttttttatgatttctgAAAATTACTCTCAACATAATGACTCTGGAATCTCTTGGAAGACACTATATGTTAATGTCATGGTCatcaaatgtattattttcaaTATAGTGTCTGGGAAATTTTTCTTCAGTGTTATATGAGGGAGGGCTGCTGATGGtaacacagagtgaaaaagcAAGGAAAGATAAGCACTAGAAGTCATGTCACCTTCCCAGTGACAGTTGAGTGATGACGTCCCGTGCCTCTTGTAACGCATAAAGCAAACATTATGCCCCTGCTGGCCAAAGATCGATGCCTGTCAGAGCCGTCAACCCTGTGTCAACTCTCTGCTGTGAGAAAATAGGATAAATGTTCCTCCTACGCTGCTGGTCAAACCTCTTTCTGCTGTCGGCTGTCTACATAGGAAAGGACAGGTATTTCAAGCTGAGGCGACTGGTGAATGCTTTTGTTCCTATCCAAGAAATGAGGTGGCCCACCACACCACCACTGACCCAACTCagccaccaaaaaaaaaaaactgttaaaaccACCAAATTCATGGGATTTAttaacatataaacacacaaacaacaaagacaataaaagatATAAGgtcaacacacaaaacaaaatccctgagaggctgagaggcagcCAGAGCAGCGGTCCTCACACCAGAAAGCTCCCTTCTGATACAGGCACATGAGCTTTTAAGCACTTAAGTCCCAGGTCAGGTGCAACTCATTCAGCAGTCACATGTAGCCCAGCTGGGCAGAGcgagggaggacaggagaggaaagggacAAACGGCACAGGGAGCACACGACCCTAACGCTTGCTACTCCAATCAGGATGGCAAGGTGTCAGCTTGGCCCGCCTGTGTGCAGCAGGGAGTTGAACGCTGCACTTTCATGCACGAGTTAGTCTACTGATGGGCGCCTCCCTGATTGTGAAACCAGTTCAATCAAGCTGTTATTGTAGATGCAATGGTTAAGCCTCCATTTCCATCCTTATTTTGCCTACTTGAATATATAATCAAGATCAGTCTTCCTTTGTGTTGATGAAATATGATACTTCACATGGAAAATAGAGTAAGATAGTGTGACTGTGAAATTATTTAGGATTCAGTGTAAAGGTCATCTTGGAGAGATCAAAGTGAACATGTTTGGCTCTGCTCTTTCAAGGTTGCATCGCTGTTGAAATTTCACGTCTCCTCATCTGAAGCAAAACAATTTGATCCTTTCTCCTCACATCCCTCCCTCTTTATGtcatatattttattatattatgaAGAAATATAAATATCATTGTGACTTGAGTTTGCATTATAAGttcctttaaatgtatttttaccaCAGGCCGTCAGGATACAGtgctggatgatgatgatgatgatgatggaagAGAACTGCAAGGAGGACACAATGAATAACTTTGGTTTGGCTGAACATGAACAACATTATATACAAACTCTAAAGTTCAACTTTCAATATTGTGTGTTTTGACTGTGTACAAATCTGTGGCTGGCCAGCAGATTGTTGGGAATATagctgcttttccttcatctaACTTTAATTCCCAGATAGTTCAATGGTTCTACTTTCTTTTTTGAAGCTTAAAAACATGATTTCGTGTGAATTGAAAATATTAAGTTTGTGTTATGACACGACTTCCCTTCAAGGACTTGTGATGAGTGAAGCCGGAAGCCTGAGGTGACACGTAAGAACATGTTTTGGGTCAGCATGTTCCCTTCCTTCCTGGCCATGAGCTGAACGCCACTTTACCATCTATTCTGAATTGGAACCAGGGAAATTAATCCGTCTCACTGAATCAAAACAGAACATTCATACAAGGACTTCACGAAGGAAGGGGCAATACACAGCTCTGTCAGTCCCTTGTGGGTACAATGTGTTAATTAACGTGTTAACTAAAGAAATTTTGTGGTGCTGTTAGGTGGATttggctgtgattggacagagccaggctagcccCTTCCCCAGTTTCAATCTTTatgataagctaagctaaggaTAAGACAAGATTTTATTGATCcaacactggggaaattaagttgttacagccagcaagtattacaaaaagcaaaaacagtggtacaaaagggtcaagataaaaaaaagtggaCAGGATGCAGACACTAAGTctatgtacagtacatgcacaaaatacacagtttctaaaaaatactgttgccaatatggataataaatagtgttattgcacattTGAGAGAAATAGtagtagtgcaaaacaaaagtgggtttatgatgtagaattgagaaagacagcatcaacacagactACAtgacatgatgctggagtttaACAGCCTGACAGCTGTTGGTATGCATCCAATCATGGCTGTATCATTGGAGAACTTCCGCTGCCCATTCCCTGTCTCCAGATTCAGGGCCCCTCCCACTGTCACCGCTGTGGttttcaggcccctccaaacctctctggcaTTGTTCCTCTGAAGGAGTTCCTCCAGCTTCGTCCTGTCTTTGCCTCTTCGTTGCACCTCccatttcagctccctctgcaccctcctcaaCTGATCTTTGTCCCCTCATCtaaagaccctcttcttctcGTTCTGTAGGACTTTCAGTTCtggggacacccagggtttgttgtttggaaAACACCATACCTTCCtggtaggcacagtgttttccattaACAATCAAAAAGGTTCAATCTAATGCCAGCTGGAAAATAGGCAGCAAAGTATCTGATACCATTTAACAGTGATTGTAAGTGCATAATGAGGCCATTAGTGTTGCCTGAATAACTagtttgtcctctgtgcttcAGTGGTTGTTAATTAATGGCATCACCTGGTGAAGTTTGGCCAGTATGACAAACTTTCATTTGAGACAGTTTAGAAGTCTTCATGTAATGCAGATCCTTATGATTAAGTGTCTTTCTTCGTTCCAGTTATCACCCATAGTCTGTATATGAAGACATCACTGTCCACAACTACTAAATATAGAATAAAACTTTACAGACAGTACACAGTTCTCTCAAAGGGCCTCACCCCAAGGCATTGGACTTAAGCACAGCACTTTACAGCCCAATTGAACCATGGTTAATTTCCTCCAGAGCACTTTTATAATGTTGAGAGTGCACAGAGACGTCTCCGGGCACACTGAAGTCCACAAAGTTTATGCATTAGAGTTCCTAAGAAATGGAAGTAGATGTAGAGTTTACATGTCATTTAATAGATAAAGGTGAAGAAAGGAAGGTGTTCATACAGTACAAGAATAAAGTTAATTAACTAATAAGActagaagaaaaacaagatcaAACAGGTGTGAATATACAAGCCTGTATAGCCTGTTAAAGGGGAGGTCTGTGTGAAATGCTCATGACAGCCTTACTGTTAATGACTCATGCTGACATTTCAACCCACAACCTGTAAATCTCAGGACAAACACCTgaacataaaatgcaataacTCAGGCAACGTTTACAGTCGATGAAATGAGACTGGGTTGAGCATACTTGATCACGGTCCCTCGCAATCTTTCAAAAGAATCGAGGTCATTCAGTCTTGATGAAgtattttcaataaaaatgaatagACTTAAGAGGAGTGTCCTGTATGAACgcagacataaacacagtaACAGAGTAGtgtggagagaaacacagatgacCCAGCCTCAGTAACAAATAACCAATTATTCATTCAAAGGACATCACAGCCCACCACTGGCCAACACCTGTCCTTGCTAAAATCAAATGGAGCATCTCAAGACAAAGAAGAGATTTAGGATGAGATTTTAATAAAAGACTGTCGTGCTtttgtgtgcagacagacacttcaaaatgtttctttccaCTCAACTAGCAACACTCAAATGAATTCTTTTCTTTACATGTGTGGTGAATGTGCAAGGAGAGAATGTCAACCTGACATTGATCATTTCAAGGAATTCATCAGCTGATATAaggagacaaaagacagagcCATGGCTCATTGTTTCAGTTTCTCGTGCAGCTCCATCATGTAAAGGGCCTTTGATTCTGTGATTATGGCCTGACAGTGGCCCCCCCGCTCTTACCCTTTGTGCTTTTACGTCTTTTAAACTGAAACAGATAATGAGGAGGAATGTGCTCTGCATAGTTGAGAGTGTTTCAGTTAAcctgtttcacctctcatcctTGCTGTGACCTGTGTTCAACTTTCAGTGCAACATTACCATGGAAACAGAGCCCAGCGGTTAGAGTTACTCGAAcatatttattacatttctgtAATCACATTAGCAGACGAGCTGAGCGGCTCTCAGCGGGCAAAGCTCTGCGAGTGAAATAGATTTGTGAAGATATGCCAGATGCACAACTGGCAGATTTTCTTTGTGCTTAAAGTAAATTCCTTTTTTATTGCTGACAGCTTGTACTACTTGTGGAGGAAACAAGTTAATGACTGTGATGGCACATGAGACACTACTACTGTCTTTCCTGAACATCAGTCAGCTATATTTGTCCACTAGCTGCCCTTCTTACTGTCCATGCCAAGAACAAGATCACTGTAGGATGAAGTGCCACGTACCACTTTGCTTTTTGCatggatcaaacaaacaagatgcaaCGTGTTCATTCATGAAATCTATTGCTGCTGTTAGGTGGATTTGGTcgtctttggacagagctaggctcCTGGTTCCCCATTTCAGTATCTATGCTAATCTAAGCTAACACATTGTGTTTAATCTTCAGTTTCAGATGATCATCCTGTTGCAGACACAGTTGTCGTGGTCAAAAAATATAGTTTTCCAAGCAGCTCTGAGTCTCAGCTCATGAATCATGTCTTATGTAAGGGTGTAGCTTTTACTGAAGGATCTCACAAAGGCACATCCAGaactgtgattttaaaatgaatatttttcacattttgttctcTCAAAACTTATTTTATTCCTGACATTAATGAAGGAAAAACATGACTGATGCATCCCTTGACGTGCGATgatcatcaaacacagattattCACCCTcatgtctgtttcttttctgacaAATGTGTCTGGGTATATGGACTTGAGGTAAGACCACACCACAGGGGGTTCAAGCTGCACGGCTCTGATTGGTAGCTGTATGGATAAAGCTGGAGCGGCTGGGAGCGCACAGGACGCACTGGATGGTAGAAGAGCTGCACAGCTGGAAAGGGTGTCAGTGAGCCTGCAGGCTTGCAAAACGTACAGCAGCCTGCCCATGGAAGACAAACGAGCACTAAGAACTAACACGAAGCTTCCGACTTGCTGCgatttcaaaacattttgggTCCCAGAGGTGCGCAGCCCACAGCCCTCTCCACTGGATATGAACGTAAGTTTGCTTTGCACTCACCGTAACGCATGGAAATATTTTATTGAATTGCTCCGCGTGTATTTCACATCATTTAAAGTCGGATTGGCTGTCTTTAAGTCCTTGCCATTTGTGTGGAAAGTCAGCAGATTCAAATTGTAGGGATGTTCAGTGTGGTCTGCCTGCAGAACGAGAAAATGCAATAATTCATGCAAGggtccgtccgtctgtctgacATTAGTTATCCAATCGAAAGTCTGTCATGTCTTTTGTTAACGAATCTTTCGGGACTAATTGTTAACATAAAATTTCGTTaaattatttctgtgtgtgtgtgtgtgtgtgtgtgtgtgagagagagagagagagagagagaaagagagaggatgagtgATACGCGCGTGGCTGCCTATATGCTTAATTGTGCTTAAATTACCACCGTTTagcattattttaaaaacaaaataagctGGCACTATATGCGTGGTGTTACGTGTTATCTGTTCTACCAGCATGTCCTTCACTGCCTATGAAAGCTCCTCTTATGAAATTTAACATCAGCTGACAACAGTTAACATTCAAGGCAAACCTGGTGAGACATCAGTTATGATGctgcttttttcctcctgtaATTTCTGAAGGCTCTGGAAAAGGCCTTGTTTGAAGCAGGAGTCTCCCTGAAACACAGATCGTCCTTGGTGTGATTGCACTGACAGTGaggcagctctgctctgacatGCAGGTGTGGGCTCTGTAACACTAACTGATAACACAGAGGCTGACAGCAACTTCTTCAGTGAATCAGCACACTAAACAAGGTCAACAGAAATCCATCTGtacctgtttcctgtttcctgtttgcttttcaaATCACAAGTCAAAAATCTAAAAGATgatttgcttttcttgtttctttgtttgggCTCCACAAAGATTGTCTACGTAGTGATGCTTTTATGTTTAAAATGGTCACTGATAGCAATCTTTATCAATTAGATCTATTAATAAATGCATTATCTTTGCGGTTTCCATGTTGTTCTGATGAGTAAATACTAAAAAATTCTGAACAGCACTGGAATATTAACAttattacagtgtgtgtactCTGTGAGTTTATACCTTACAAAATGAGCTAAATCTACTGTATCTATAATTTCCACGTTCATCACAGTTTGTTAGCTGCACGTTTCCACCTCACTGAGTTGCAGTGCGACTGAGGCttccacatacagtatgcacattACTTCCTCTCGATGAGCCACTGTGTTATTCATACATGGGATTCATGATTGTGTTTCTCCTGTTACACAAATGTGTTTGGATGATCTGCGGCCGCCTCATGGCCATCGACTCATCCGTCTTGTACGTTGTtgatttcctctttctgcttcaCTCTTGTTACCAGCGCTGATCTTCAAGGTGGATGAGCAGAATGTTTCTTCCTCTGCGTGCATCAGAAAATGAACACCACTCCATGTGACTCTGCGGGGACCATGTATCACCTGACAACAGACCACCACCTCAACGCCAGCTGCAACTACTCCTCGCCCGCGTCCAACTGGACAGCAGGGGCTGGCGCCCTGCAGCTCCCCACATTCACCACAGCAGCCAAAGTCAGAGTGGTCATCACCTGCATTCTCTGTGGCATATCGGCCTTTTGCAACCTGGCTGTGCTGTGGGCGGCACACAGCGATGGGAAGCGTAAATCCCATGTCAGGGTGCTGATCATCAACCTGACGGTGGCTGATCTGCTGGTGACCTTCATCGTGATGCCTGTGGATGCTGTGTGGAACATCACAGTCCAGTGGCTTGCTGGGGACTTTGCCTGCAGGCTACTGATGTTTCTTAAACTACAGGCGATGTATTCCTGCGCCTTTGTCACTGTGGTGATCAGTCTGGATAGGCAGTCGGCCATCCTCAACCCTCTGGCTATAAATGAGGCCAGGAAGAGGAACAGAGTCATGCTGACTGTGGCGTGGGGCATGAGTGTCATGCTGTCAGTCCCTCAGGTAAGGTCAGGTATCCCAGCTGACCACGTGGGCCAGAGGTCAAGGCTGATTTTAATTCAATTAGGCTAGTTTTCATCCCACATACCCGAGGAGAACACAGCAACTTTCTATACTTGGATAtaattctttgtgttttttaagtaCATGAATATTTTATAGTGATTTACAATTTCTGCCCATAAATGATCTTTTCCACAGAAACGGCACAGAAAAAGTATGAAATGTGTTGGCTGCCAGTTGCCCTAACTGTCTGAAAAATGATGCTCCCATGAGGTTGTGCAGGCCAATGAGAATGAATGTGGGGTAGAGGGGGGACAGGATGAGGAACAGCAAACATATATGTGGTAtgaaaaatgcttgtttttaattttagatGGATAGTCGAACCTCTAACGCCTCAACAAATGATTCAAATTGCACAGGCTTAGAAAAGAAATGTCCCATGTTTAGTTCAAGTGCTCATGTGCAGCCTGTGGTGACAGTATGAATGCAGATTAGCTTTGTGAGTCATGctatatatagaaatatatatgcATGTCTAATTAGTACTATAGGTGGGTAGGTTAATGTCCTGAGGCCAGTCGACCAAGGCATGGACAGTCATCACTGAATGATGAGGATGTGACCACCAACACGAGGATTAGCCATGGATATGATTTCACACAGTATGACTGAAAATTATtgttcctctccctccacagatatttctttttcacaaCGTGACCATCATCCATCCTGAGGACTTCACTCAGTGTACCACACGTGGAAGTTTCATCACTCACTGGCATGAAACTGCCTACAATATGTTCACTTTTTCCTGCCTGTTCCTGCTGCCGCTGGTCATCATGATCACCTGCTACACCAGGATCTTCTGTGAGATCTCCAAAGGACTGAAAAAGGACAACTGTGAGTTCAAATCGAGTCTGAAGCTCTGTGGGTCTGTTTACGTCAGTGATTAGCATTTATATGTTGCTGCACAGTTTGACTCTTTAATCAGTAGATGCACACAGCTAAAAGCTTGGCCATGTGTGCTCTTTGGTGATTAAGGCTTTATGTTCTTCAAACCAATCAGCTGTGGAGCTTAGGTGAAATACACACACCAGGATGTAACTTAAAGCTTCAAGGATCAGTGTCTTCATTAATGCATGGATGAAAGAGTTGATTCACGTATATTACAACAGATCATTTATTTGGTTTTGTTGAAGTTTTGAGATATCTTCTGTGAGACTCCCCTGCCAGCCTAATAGAGTGGATGTGACTAGCTCCATCCAAAAGGTTAGTTATTGACATGAGACTCAGCTGTaccttgtgtttagtgctaataagcaaacattagcatgctaacaaactaATGGCGGACAGATATAagacctgctaaacatcagcatgttagcattgttatcGTGAGCATAATCTGTTAACATATCTGCAGAATCTGTAAGCAAGGGACAAGATTTTGATAGAGGATCTCAAAACACTGCTAGTGTGGCTGCAGACCGCAAGTCATGTTTAAATCTCTTCTTTCAGTACTGTGAGCACAAATCTCAGAAACAGATATATTAAAACATGATCTGTCATAAGTGactaaatcttttttttttttttttttggctatttGGGTGAAGCAGTCTTGTAAATGCATTGCAAATCAACTGTCTGAACTTTGAGGAATGAAGAGTGTTTATCTTTTTTCATTGAATCGAAATGCAAAATGCAATACTAGTGTTCTATTTCGTGCATattaaataatatatttattgtttgtttgcattcaaGCTTTTTACAATGTTTTCTATGTACTGTTACCGTCATCTGTTGTGCTTCCAGTGCCCTCCAATGAAGTGCATTTGCGGCGTTCGAAGAATAACATCCCCAGAGCCCGCATGAGAACTCTAAAAATGAGCATTGTGATTGTCTCATCTTTCATTATCTGCTGGACTCCATACTACCTGCTCGGCCTGTGGTACTGGTTCTTCCCCGACGACCTGGAGGGGAAGGTCTCCCACTCACTGACCCACATCCTGTTCATCTTTGGGCTCGTCAACGCCTGCCTGGACCCAGTCATCTATGGCCTGTTCACCATTCACTTCCGAAAGGGGCTCAGGAGGCATTACTGCAACGCCACCACAGCATCCGACCTGGATAATAACACGGTTATAACAGGATCTTTCACTTGTGCTGCCAACTCTTTGTCACTGAAAAGAGAGGTGAGCCCTGCCAGCCAGGAGAGGTTTATGCTGTGCAGCGATAACCACAGCAAAGCAGAGTCAGCGTCACCAAGAAGCAGCTTTTTTACAGCAGGCAATGATGCAGAGAGAGATTGGAAGCTGTCCAGCCCTGAGAGCACCATATGAGGCGAGTGCAGGGCAGAGGCTCCCTGACAGTCTTTATATCATcatattaatgttttatttattgtgtctAACTGTGTGATGCTTGTGAGTCCTGTACTCCTTGAATACTGTGTCATTTTGGCTTACTTCATATATTGTAACTTGCTTCTGTCTAAAACACAAAGGCGGTTGGAAACTTTGTATCTTGTAGAAGAGGCAAAGCGTCatagaataaaaacactgtttgcacGACACTCACACAACAAGCTCCTGCTATAAAGGAATGTGTTACTGCTCGGTAAGTTGTAACTCGTGTTCATCTTGAATTAAATGTATTCACTGGAAGCAGGTGTGTCGTTTGTaaatgcactgctgctgctgattttcaGAGGTGACATCAAACAAGCCCTGTGGGAAGAGGAATAAGCCACACATATAGATGGAGGTATAAGCATGCAAATTTCATGTTGCACGGCGTTGATGCAATTTCTGTGCGTACCTCTTATGTAAACAcacttgtgtgtctgtagtgatctgcagcagcaggatccCTGGGGGAACTGCTGCCTATAATCAGTGATGAGTCATGGAGGCTGACTGAAAAAGTCATTTCTACCCTTGAATTGTGACAAATTTCTATGTGGCAGAAGAGAGAACTTTACAATGATCTTCAGCTCTGTGGAAAAACGATTCATTTGTCTGTCATGCCTGAGAGAGGCAGGTTCAGGTGTAGTGCCATATCATTTCATCTGCTCCTGAATGATTAGAGGAACCTCAAATGCAGACAAGTGGGAGGAAGTAGTCTATCACTAAAATTACAGCAATCTGTGCTTCTTTCATGTCTTACAAAATTGATACTGTTGCTCGTTTCTGAAATGCAGCTGTAATAACAGCTTTTATTACAGCTGCATTTCCAGGTTTTACTGTATGTGGAGGATTATCTCGGTCACTTTCTACTGAGGCTACAAGCCGTAATAATTTCAAACTGAGATAAGAAACAGAATCCATAATCTGACTGATGCCACTATCAATCATCTTTCATATTCCTGTATGCATCTGTTTGTACACCAACTAGTTATAAGATAGTGTGAGAGCAGGACACCAaggtgaaagaaaataaaggaaaataaaggaaatattcAGATTGGACAGATTGCAGCTCGTGAAAGTTCCGCTTCCTATCTTTAGCGGCTTTCAGTTGTtcaacaggttttttttttattttttgcatgttaTAGTAAAAGAAATGTTGCGACAGAAAAAATATCACAACTTACTAAAGAACATAAGAggcagatgaaaaaaaacaaaggagcaTACAACAGACCCAACAAGAAAAGGTGATGAGAGCTGGAGTGAACTGCCTCGCTGTGGGTGCTTAGTTTCATTTACGAGGCCATTGTTCTCATTGATCCTTCAGTAAATATCTGATGCTGACAGTAACTCATGCCGCACTCTTTCAATAGAGCACCTGAGCTTTCATTACGCTCTCAATGACGTGTGACCCTTTGGCATTAACCCTCAGTCAGGCTTTTACAAATTCAAATGAGGCTTTTCCCATATTAAAATCAGCATCAGTTCCTCTTGACAGGGAGACGCCTGATCTGATGGGACTGCTGAATATGGAATACAAATGATGAGACAATGTAGATGAATGTTTCTGTGCCAAGAACAGCAGAGATGCCACAAAATGATCCAACAagcacacagtgaaatgaagcCCACGGATTCTGGCACAAGACTTCATTTTGCTCAGTCACCAATCTAAGCTCAAACAGGGAGCCAATCGGGAACAATTCCCCAGTGGCACATTGCTGATTGGTTATAGATGGAGATCTTCCCACTCTGCGAGCCCATCTCACCTACTCTCATCTAATTTGCTGTAACCCTGGAACTCAACACATACGGACATCATTCACTGGCTGATTGAGCTCCCTTGAATTTGAATGCGTCACTTTGCCCAGCATTCAGCTACTGAAGCCGGCCCAGTCTCCAGTTTTCATACATGAACCTGAAAGGCAGCGTTTCTGCCCTTTGTTTATTACAAAAAAGCCTTCAAAACTGAAACTCATTTGACATTTCGCTTCATACGGAGATAACATCATAGTGAGGTCAAGGGGACAAACAGTCATGGTTATGTTTTAAAGACTGCTGCATGAcagatttaacattttaattaaattactCAAATTAAGTAAAATCTCTGCACCCTGTCCTAGTTTTTTGTGTCCtctgacattaaaaacatgacacatgaaaCAGTCAAGGGCCCCAAAGGCAACAAATCCCTGTGTGCCATGACTGAGAACAGCCAGTCATAATCAGCCTGAACACATTTATCCTTTCAAAATACACACTAAAGCTCTAACCTAACAAATATGAAGATGTTGTCAGCACTCAACACAAGAAACAATCTCATTCCTTTCTCTACAACTCTACTGTCTGATTTGTCTTACAGCTTAGGTTTTGTTGGTAATGTACGGTTACATTTCTACCCATAAGGCAGATTTAATAACTGTGGGCCTACATTTAGTCTTGTACGCCGGGTGCATTTAGTCAGAGCCACTGAGTCAAAAAGTGGTCTGCACAA of Chaetodon auriga isolate fChaAug3 chromosome 1, fChaAug3.hap1, whole genome shotgun sequence contains these proteins:
- the LOC143337895 gene encoding putative gonadotropin-releasing hormone II receptor, giving the protein MNTTPCDSAGTMYHLTTDHHLNASCNYSSPASNWTAGAGALQLPTFTTAAKVRVVITCILCGISAFCNLAVLWAAHSDGKRKSHVRVLIINLTVADLLVTFIVMPVDAVWNITVQWLAGDFACRLLMFLKLQAMYSCAFVTVVISLDRQSAILNPLAINEARKRNRVMLTVAWGMSVMLSVPQIFLFHNVTIIHPEDFTQCTTRGSFITHWHETAYNMFTFSCLFLLPLVIMITCYTRIFCEISKGLKKDNLPSNEVHLRRSKNNIPRARMRTLKMSIVIVSSFIICWTPYYLLGLWYWFFPDDLEGKVSHSLTHILFIFGLVNACLDPVIYGLFTIHFRKGLRRHYCNATTASDLDNNTVITGSFTCAANSLSLKREVSPASQERFMLCSDNHSKAESASPRSSFFTAGNDAERDWKLSSPESTI